One Synechococcus sp. CC9605 genomic window carries:
- a CDS encoding DUF4278 domain-containing protein, translating to MQYRRGEYILNRLQAQMAVNKSVSLTYRGVAYVKKL from the coding sequence ATGCAGTACAGGAGAGGGGAGTACATCCTCAATCGACTGCAGGCGCAGATGGCGGTCAATAAATCTGTGAGCCTCACGTATCGAGGCGTTGCTTACGTGAAAAAGCTCTAG
- a CDS encoding phytoene desaturase family protein, protein MIRSDVDVLVIGSGIGGLCAAGLCARAGREVLVLEAHHQPGGAAHGFQRQGYHFESGPSLWSGLGRWPSSNPLAQVLRALGQSVEVIPYRSWDVLLPEGDLRIAVGHDDFEAVVRSLRGPEVAAEWRRFVEALQPIAAAADALPLLALRPGVDGMAQLLKRGGRLLPHLAAMRHLSGSFGPLVDRHLSDSFLRHWVDLLSFLISGMPMGDTNAAAMATLFGEWFEPDAHLDYPVGGSAAVVEALVRGLEAHGGSLHTGTAVQQLRVEGDRVVGVTLADGTQIAARQVICNADIWSTLGLLPESVAPKWQRLRQATPACNGFLHLHLGFDASGLEDLPIHTVWVDDWERGIDAERNAVVLSIPSVLDPSMALAGRHVLHAYTPASEPWQIWADLERDSAAYQQRKQERCAVFWRVLQRRIPDIRDRCELIMEGTPLTHSHFLNVHQGSYGPALSAAEGLFPGVTTPLANLWLCGASTFPGIGIPPVAASGAMAAHAILGREAQNSLLRELEL, encoded by the coding sequence ATGATCAGAAGCGACGTCGACGTTCTGGTGATCGGCAGCGGCATCGGCGGACTCTGTGCCGCAGGTTTGTGTGCCCGCGCCGGCCGGGAGGTGCTGGTGCTGGAAGCCCACCACCAACCCGGTGGAGCCGCCCATGGCTTTCAACGCCAGGGCTATCACTTTGAATCCGGTCCATCCCTCTGGAGTGGCTTGGGGCGTTGGCCCAGCAGCAATCCCCTGGCCCAGGTGCTGCGCGCACTTGGGCAGAGCGTGGAGGTGATTCCATATCGCAGCTGGGATGTGCTGTTGCCGGAAGGGGATCTGCGCATCGCCGTCGGGCACGACGATTTTGAGGCTGTGGTGCGCAGCCTGCGCGGCCCCGAGGTGGCCGCCGAATGGCGCCGCTTTGTGGAGGCGCTCCAGCCGATCGCCGCCGCTGCCGATGCTTTGCCCTTGCTGGCTTTGCGGCCTGGGGTGGATGGTATGGCGCAGCTGCTGAAGCGCGGCGGACGCCTGTTGCCGCATCTTGCGGCGATGCGTCACCTTTCCGGTTCGTTTGGCCCCCTGGTGGATCGTCACCTCAGCGATTCCTTCCTGCGCCATTGGGTGGATCTGCTCTCCTTCCTGATCAGTGGCATGCCGATGGGAGACACCAACGCTGCAGCCATGGCGACGCTGTTCGGCGAATGGTTTGAGCCGGATGCCCATCTCGACTACCCCGTTGGCGGCAGTGCTGCGGTGGTTGAGGCCCTGGTGCGTGGCCTGGAGGCCCATGGCGGCAGCCTGCACACCGGCACGGCGGTGCAACAACTACGGGTGGAGGGGGACCGCGTTGTGGGTGTGACCCTGGCCGATGGAACGCAGATTGCGGCGCGGCAGGTGATTTGCAATGCCGACATCTGGTCCACCCTTGGGCTGCTGCCGGAGTCCGTGGCGCCGAAGTGGCAGCGTCTGCGCCAGGCCACGCCGGCCTGCAACGGCTTCCTGCACTTGCATCTGGGTTTTGATGCCTCCGGGCTGGAGGATCTGCCGATTCACACCGTCTGGGTCGACGACTGGGAGCGTGGAATCGACGCTGAGCGCAATGCCGTGGTGTTGTCGATTCCGTCGGTGTTGGATCCCTCCATGGCACTGGCCGGTCGCCATGTGCTGCACGCTTACACCCCAGCCAGCGAACCCTGGCAGATCTGGGCTGATCTGGAGCGCGACAGTGCTGCGTATCAGCAGAGAAAACAGGAGCGATGCGCTGTGTTCTGGCGGGTTCTGCAGCGTCGTATTCCCGACATCCGCGACCGCTGCGAGTTGATCATGGAGGGAACGCCGCTGACCCACAGCCATTTTCTCAATGTTCATCAGGGCAGTTATGGCCCTGCCCTATCAGCGGCTGAAGGCCTCTTCCCTGGGGTGACGACACCCTTGGCCAATCTCTGGCTGTGTGGTGCCAGCACCTTCCCCGGTATCGGCATCCCCCCCGTTGCAGCGAGTGGTGCGATGGCGGCCCATGCCATCCTCGGCCGAGAGGCGCAAAACAGTCTGCTGCGGGAGCTGGAGCTTTGA
- a CDS encoding DUF1651 domain-containing protein — translation MLQTRRKILRHNAVAAWDKILKTGWRRCSPPVR, via the coding sequence GTGCTGCAAACCCGTAGGAAAATACTCAGGCACAACGCCGTGGCGGCCTGGGACAAGATTCTGAAAACAGGCTGGCGGCGGTGCTCACCGCCAGTGCGGTGA
- a CDS encoding AhpC/TSA family protein: MIPLDPLLKRLADLPGMESGCKRLVVVLGQLGDFDSIEYAQALVPRLPQLASAGVKVQLFGIGNAASAERFAAFTGFPLQQLTADASPVLHESLGLESGLQLPGGPWAGFLLMCAGVGSPGTLREVLRGYTGDRTAAQIFDDEEWVEAFPLPRFRGALFRRAGGAGFQRPFELATKRLRNMNEVLRNWRTYVPCDDHITQRGATVLLDADDSVIYCHRDQSLLGYSATMERPLAFLDEVLTQG, from the coding sequence ATGATTCCACTCGACCCACTGCTCAAGCGCCTCGCTGATTTGCCCGGCATGGAGAGCGGCTGCAAGCGCCTTGTTGTTGTGTTGGGCCAGCTGGGGGATTTCGACTCGATCGAATATGCCCAGGCGCTGGTGCCCAGGCTTCCCCAGTTGGCATCAGCAGGGGTCAAGGTTCAGCTGTTCGGCATTGGCAACGCCGCCAGCGCTGAGCGCTTCGCGGCCTTCACCGGGTTTCCCCTGCAGCAGCTGACCGCCGATGCATCCCCGGTGTTGCATGAATCTCTGGGTTTGGAGTCTGGGTTGCAGCTGCCCGGCGGGCCCTGGGCTGGCTTTTTGCTGATGTGCGCCGGCGTCGGTTCGCCGGGCACCCTGCGCGAGGTGCTGCGCGGCTACACCGGTGATCGCACGGCTGCCCAGATCTTTGACGACGAGGAGTGGGTTGAAGCGTTCCCCTTGCCACGCTTCCGGGGCGCTCTGTTCCGCCGGGCCGGTGGCGCCGGGTTCCAGCGTCCGTTTGAGCTCGCTACCAAGCGTCTGCGCAACATGAACGAAGTGCTCCGCAACTGGCGCACGTATGTGCCCTGTGACGACCACATCACCCAGCGTGGTGCCACCGTGCTGCTCGATGCCGATGACAGCGTGATCTACTGCCATCGCGATCAAAGCCTGCTCGGCTACTCCGCCACCATGGAACGCCCTTTGGCGTTTCTCGACGAGGTTCTGACTCAGGGTTGA
- a CDS encoding DUF6737 family protein, with protein sequence MNSTPSADQPELKPQEQPLSEQPPFWSLKPWWCQPWSIVSTGVLFVGGSWAVLHCLWISLPLALGVLAWWLLFLVLVPAAYRSAAEANQ encoded by the coding sequence GTGAACTCGACGCCCTCCGCTGATCAGCCGGAGCTGAAGCCTCAGGAACAGCCACTCTCGGAACAGCCACCGTTCTGGTCGCTGAAACCCTGGTGGTGCCAGCCCTGGTCGATCGTCTCCACGGGAGTGCTGTTCGTCGGCGGGTCCTGGGCAGTGCTGCATTGCCTCTGGATCAGCCTTCCGCTGGCCCTGGGTGTGCTGGCCTGGTGGCTGCTGTTTCTGGTGCTCGTCCCCGCCGCCTACCGCTCGGCAGCGGAGGCGAACCAATGA
- a CDS encoding serine hydrolase domain-containing protein, whose product MQQRIEHLRREHNIPGASIAVIDDGQIAWARGFGFADLSSGRPVTADTLFQAQSITKTLTSLATVKLLANREIALDEPVNRYLKGWTIPENAYTKKVPVSFRMLLNHTGGLSNPYPDGCCGPMEKLPTLQQVLRGLPPATNKPLTVERIPGTAFSYCNGCYTVLQPALESISQKPFPSLMQELVLTPAGMNKSTFDNTFFLNDSSTIAIPYDVDGKPHGRAPMRHPILSTGLMWSTASDLARFNLAFTKALNSGHSLIDQHLAKQLSIPSSTANRSMGFELGNRDADAKARGDYLFHSGTGNGAVSLSIISMDGNHGAVFLINKGPNPWLSTNIPQFAFIKEGLKVINTEAEWPN is encoded by the coding sequence GTGCAACAGCGGATTGAACATTTGCGGCGGGAGCACAACATTCCCGGGGCCTCGATCGCCGTAATTGACGACGGACAAATCGCCTGGGCGCGAGGCTTTGGATTTGCGGATCTGTCTAGCGGTCGACCGGTCACTGCCGACACGCTGTTTCAGGCTCAGTCGATCACCAAAACTCTCACATCCTTAGCAACGGTCAAGCTCCTCGCCAACCGTGAGATTGCCTTGGATGAACCCGTTAACCGTTACTTGAAGGGTTGGACAATCCCAGAGAACGCCTACACCAAAAAGGTTCCGGTCAGTTTCCGCATGCTGCTGAACCACACAGGCGGTTTGAGCAATCCGTACCCAGATGGGTGCTGCGGCCCAATGGAGAAATTGCCGACACTGCAGCAAGTGTTGCGTGGACTACCTCCTGCAACGAACAAACCCCTCACCGTTGAACGGATCCCCGGAACAGCCTTCAGCTACTGCAACGGCTGTTACACGGTGCTGCAGCCGGCCTTGGAATCAATCAGCCAAAAACCATTCCCCAGCTTGATGCAGGAGTTGGTGCTCACACCCGCAGGCATGAACAAGAGCACCTTTGACAACACCTTTTTTCTCAACGACTCCAGCACCATCGCCATCCCCTACGACGTTGATGGGAAGCCCCACGGTCGGGCACCCATGCGGCATCCCATCCTTTCCACCGGTTTGATGTGGAGCACAGCGAGCGATCTGGCTCGTTTTAACCTCGCCTTCACAAAGGCGCTGAACTCCGGCCACTCACTGATCGATCAACACCTCGCCAAGCAACTCAGCATCCCCAGTTCCACTGCAAACCGCAGCATGGGGTTTGAACTAGGCAACCGCGACGCAGACGCCAAAGCAAGGGGCGATTACCTGTTTCATTCGGGAACAGGCAACGGTGCCGTCAGCCTTTCAATCATCAGCATGGATGGAAATCACGGGGCTGTGTTCTTGATCAACAAAGGACCAAACCCCTGGCTGTCAACAAACATTCCACAGTTTGCGTTCATCAAGGAGGGCCTTAAGGTGATTAATACAGAGGCCGAGTGGCCAAACTAA
- a CDS encoding PCC domain-containing protein, which translates to MQPLPLKLAPGSDLRLSLEELAERDGISGFVLGVVGNLTKASFQCPGQAEPTVLEGDLEVITLNGTFSPEGVHLHLSLSDGACQVWGGHLEPGTIVQKGVDLLIGVLEQREGHPTRQTAAAAPRIEIAVLPGCPWCSRALRILRTLDLPHTVTTVNDDAAFQAVQQRSGMTTFPQVFIDGSVIGGYDDLAAMQAAGELDALR; encoded by the coding sequence ATGCAACCCCTGCCGCTGAAGCTTGCTCCCGGCAGTGATCTGCGCCTCAGCCTCGAAGAACTGGCCGAGCGGGATGGCATCAGCGGCTTTGTTCTCGGCGTGGTCGGCAACCTGACCAAGGCGTCCTTTCAATGCCCCGGCCAGGCGGAGCCCACTGTGCTGGAGGGAGACCTTGAGGTAATCACCCTCAATGGAACCTTTTCCCCCGAGGGCGTTCACCTGCACCTGAGCCTCTCGGACGGGGCCTGTCAGGTGTGGGGAGGCCATCTGGAGCCTGGCACGATCGTGCAGAAGGGCGTCGACCTCCTGATTGGCGTGCTGGAGCAACGCGAAGGCCACCCCACGCGTCAGACCGCAGCAGCAGCGCCAAGGATCGAGATCGCCGTGCTGCCGGGATGCCCCTGGTGCAGCCGCGCCCTGCGCATCCTGAGAACCCTGGATCTGCCCCACACCGTCACCACCGTCAACGACGACGCAGCCTTCCAGGCCGTGCAGCAGCGCAGTGGAATGACCACCTTCCCCCAGGTGTTCATCGACGGATCGGTGATTGGTGGCTACGACGATCTCGCCGCCATGCAAGCCGCCGGTGAACTCGACGCCCTCCGCTGA
- a CDS encoding WbuC family cupin fold metalloprotein codes for MTPSPFRRIDQQLFAQVAAEARQHPRLRLNHNFHREQDAVQRFLNVLQPGTYVRPHRHRRNGSGTGFECFLVLQGAIGLLLFNGEGEIQQQLHLSAKGPTHGIEIAEDQFHTLVALEANSVIFELKQGPYQPSQDKDFLNGFPQEGTTEAARQESQWRDLLSDQV; via the coding sequence ATGACGCCCTCACCCTTTCGCCGCATCGACCAACAGCTGTTCGCCCAGGTTGCCGCCGAGGCCCGGCAGCATCCCCGCCTGCGCCTAAACCACAATTTCCACCGGGAACAGGATGCGGTTCAGCGCTTCCTCAACGTGCTGCAGCCCGGCACCTATGTGCGTCCCCACCGCCACCGGCGCAACGGTTCCGGCACAGGCTTCGAATGTTTCCTGGTGCTGCAAGGCGCCATCGGACTGTTGCTGTTCAACGGTGAGGGGGAAATCCAGCAGCAGCTCCATCTCAGCGCCAAGGGGCCCACCCACGGCATCGAGATTGCAGAAGATCAGTTCCACACCCTGGTGGCCCTGGAGGCCAACAGCGTGATTTTCGAGCTGAAACAGGGGCCCTATCAGCCCTCTCAAGACAAGGACTTTCTCAACGGCTTCCCCCAGGAGGGCACAACGGAGGCTGCCAGGCAAGAGTCGCAGTGGCGCGACCTTCTTTCAGATCAGGTCTGA
- a CDS encoding flavin monoamine oxidase family protein has product MQHLLKTIQTPIGKIPDMIDVIVVGAGVSGLTAARRIAQDSRDVLVLEAQERIGGRLHRVEVGHEGRRALGAAPGWVDLGGQWAGLTQTKTIEYARKLNIPTFPVPVGGKDTFLYDGRLSRHNHAWPSTPYNAKELKSDWPDLKIPKEQRDDVVATWQKIEALAATIDPAAPWTHPEARALDTMTITTWLERNALTPMAAWWVDVIARNWGGNGAFESGSASMLHFAWAQRVSPQSQTPEALLFDGGAGQFPSRLAEALPPEAIRTSEPVLFIQHTSSGVTVTTPKGTYRGRAVIVAMPPHLTGRIHYDPPLPAARDQLTQRSPMGAIIKALVVYDSPWWRAGDLSGNAIGNLDAIELVPDSTNPRPGSPGVLATFLTGEAATRYGAAPESERQDALLADLATLLGPMARSGVLEYHEWNWPANPWVGGAYSTFYTPGTWTQFGKHLREPVGRIFWAGTEVSTAWPGYIHGALHAGEQSAEAVTAVL; this is encoded by the coding sequence ATGCAGCATCTGCTGAAAACAATTCAGACCCCTATTGGCAAAATACCTGACATGATTGACGTTATTGTTGTAGGCGCTGGTGTTTCAGGTCTTACGGCAGCGCGCCGCATAGCTCAAGACAGCCGCGATGTGCTTGTACTTGAGGCTCAAGAAAGGATTGGCGGGCGACTCCATCGAGTCGAGGTTGGGCATGAAGGGCGTAGGGCCCTTGGTGCAGCACCCGGTTGGGTTGATCTCGGAGGTCAGTGGGCAGGCCTCACCCAAACCAAAACAATTGAGTATGCGCGCAAGCTGAACATTCCCACCTTTCCGGTGCCGGTTGGTGGCAAGGACACGTTCCTCTATGACGGTCGACTAAGTCGGCACAACCATGCTTGGCCATCGACCCCGTACAACGCCAAAGAGCTGAAGAGCGACTGGCCCGACCTGAAAATACCGAAAGAGCAGCGTGATGACGTCGTTGCCACTTGGCAAAAGATCGAGGCCCTGGCGGCAACGATTGACCCCGCTGCGCCATGGACCCATCCAGAAGCGCGCGCTCTTGACACGATGACTATCACCACATGGTTGGAGCGCAATGCCCTCACACCGATGGCGGCCTGGTGGGTCGATGTCATTGCGCGCAACTGGGGGGGTAACGGCGCTTTTGAATCGGGCTCGGCGTCAATGCTGCATTTCGCCTGGGCGCAGCGCGTGTCGCCGCAGAGTCAAACGCCTGAAGCGTTGCTGTTCGACGGTGGGGCTGGGCAGTTCCCGTCGCGGCTTGCAGAGGCGTTGCCCCCTGAGGCGATTCGTACGAGCGAGCCGGTGTTGTTTATCCAGCACACCAGCTCAGGTGTGACGGTGACAACGCCCAAGGGGACGTACCGCGGTCGAGCCGTCATTGTCGCGATGCCGCCGCATCTCACTGGACGTATTCATTACGACCCGCCGCTGCCGGCGGCACGTGACCAGCTGACCCAGCGCTCGCCCATGGGGGCCATCATCAAGGCGCTTGTCGTTTACGACTCGCCCTGGTGGCGTGCAGGAGACCTCTCTGGAAACGCTATTGGAAATCTTGATGCAATTGAGCTGGTTCCCGATTCGACCAACCCACGGCCCGGAAGCCCTGGCGTGTTGGCCACCTTTTTGACCGGCGAGGCGGCGACGCGATACGGCGCTGCCCCTGAGTCTGAGCGCCAAGATGCCTTGTTGGCTGATCTGGCAACCCTATTGGGGCCCATGGCCCGTAGTGGCGTTCTCGAATATCACGAATGGAACTGGCCCGCGAACCCCTGGGTAGGTGGAGCCTACTCAACCTTTTACACCCCCGGCACTTGGACCCAGTTCGGCAAGCATTTGCGCGAACCGGTGGGTCGCATTTTCTGGGCAGGAACCGAAGTCAGTACAGCGTGGCCGGGCTATATCCACGGTGCCCTACACGCGGGTGAACAGTCTGCTGAGGCGGTTACGGCCGTTTTGTAG
- a CDS encoding rhomboid family intramembrane serine protease encodes MRARLLLPLLILALAWGQELIDQLLFAGQWNLPMGPDQPWWGVITAPLSHAGFGHLISNSLAFLPLSWLVLSRGMRDYLSVWLSVLLINIPVAMFWPARSHGLSGVVYGLLGYLLLIGWLERRVLSIILGLVAFWLYGSALIALIPGVSPAGVSWIGHSAGFIGGLVAALAVYREPTTD; translated from the coding sequence ATGCGCGCTCGACTGCTGCTTCCCCTGCTGATCCTGGCCTTGGCATGGGGGCAGGAGCTGATCGACCAACTGCTCTTTGCGGGGCAGTGGAACCTGCCGATGGGGCCGGATCAACCGTGGTGGGGGGTGATCACAGCGCCGTTAAGCCATGCCGGCTTCGGGCATCTGATCTCCAACAGCCTGGCCTTTCTGCCCCTGAGCTGGCTGGTGCTCAGCCGGGGGATGCGCGATTACCTGAGCGTCTGGCTGTCGGTTCTGCTGATCAACATTCCCGTCGCCATGTTCTGGCCGGCCCGCAGCCATGGACTCTCGGGCGTTGTTTACGGACTGCTCGGCTACCTGCTGCTAATCGGCTGGCTAGAACGTCGTGTCCTCTCCATCATCCTGGGCCTGGTGGCGTTCTGGCTCTACGGCTCAGCCTTGATCGCCTTGATCCCCGGCGTTTCCCCCGCCGGCGTCAGCTGGATCGGCCACAGCGCAGGCTTCATCGGCGGCTTGGTGGCGGCCCTGGCGGTGTATCGCGAACCCACTACCGATTGA
- a CDS encoding cation:proton antiporter, which translates to MTKPLDIPAILLFLATMFGAINHKFVKLPHTIGLMIVALAASLSLIALDLIFPSLGMSVLVNKFLGNIDFNVTLMQGMLSFLLFAGALHVDLDQLLENKWTILAFASFGVLVSSFVIGGGFWLISGAVGLSLPFLICLLLGVMVSPTDPVAVLGVLKTLQVPSPLKAKIAGESLFNDGVAVVLFSVLVSLVFGNGGEEGLETSFQLTSVIWLLTKEALGGLFLGLISGYIAFWLLRQIDDYVLEVLITLALVTGAYSIALHLHLSGPIAMVIAGLLIGNQGTSMAMSETTRMHVETFWELVDEILNSVLFLLIGLKIVFLFQHSSYEIAYPLLISLFIAITLLSLFARFVAIALPVQIKSLNSEVNPGTVQILTWAGIRGGVSVALALSLPSSSESELLLFVTYLVVLFSVAIQGLTIENVIKRYYP; encoded by the coding sequence ATGACAAAACCACTCGACATTCCGGCGATTCTGCTTTTTTTGGCAACTATGTTTGGGGCAATTAATCATAAGTTTGTCAAACTTCCCCATACGATTGGATTGATGATAGTCGCGCTGGCGGCTAGCTTGTCTCTAATAGCGCTTGATCTAATCTTTCCGTCCCTTGGAATGAGTGTATTGGTTAATAAATTTCTCGGAAATATTGATTTTAACGTCACGCTCATGCAAGGAATGTTGTCGTTTCTCTTATTTGCAGGTGCTCTTCATGTTGATCTAGATCAATTGCTCGAAAACAAGTGGACCATTCTTGCTTTTGCAAGCTTTGGGGTTCTTGTTTCATCATTTGTGATTGGAGGTGGTTTTTGGCTTATTTCTGGAGCGGTTGGCCTTTCTTTGCCGTTTTTGATTTGTTTGCTGCTTGGAGTCATGGTCTCTCCAACGGATCCCGTTGCTGTTTTAGGCGTCTTAAAAACATTGCAGGTTCCGTCGCCTTTAAAAGCAAAGATTGCCGGTGAGAGCCTTTTTAATGATGGTGTAGCAGTGGTACTTTTCTCTGTTTTAGTTTCTTTGGTTTTTGGGAACGGCGGTGAGGAAGGCTTGGAAACCAGCTTTCAGCTCACATCGGTAATATGGCTGCTGACTAAAGAAGCCTTGGGTGGACTATTTCTGGGTTTGATTTCTGGCTATATCGCGTTTTGGTTGCTTCGACAAATTGATGATTACGTACTTGAAGTCTTGATCACACTCGCACTTGTAACAGGTGCTTACTCAATCGCGTTGCATCTCCATCTGTCAGGTCCTATTGCCATGGTGATTGCAGGTTTGCTGATTGGTAATCAAGGCACATCAATGGCAATGTCAGAGACGACACGTATGCATGTTGAAACGTTCTGGGAATTGGTTGATGAAATTCTGAATTCAGTTCTATTTCTTCTGATTGGTCTTAAAATTGTTTTCTTGTTTCAGCATTCGTCATACGAGATTGCCTATCCTCTCTTAATTAGTTTGTTTATTGCCATCACTCTTTTATCGCTTTTTGCTAGATTTGTGGCTATAGCATTGCCTGTTCAGATCAAATCGCTTAATTCGGAAGTGAACCCAGGAACTGTACAGATTCTCACCTGGGCCGGAATTAGGGGTGGAGTTTCAGTCGCTCTCGCCCTTTCACTTCCGAGTAGTTCGGAGAGTGAGCTGCTCCTTTTTGTTACTTATTTAGTGGTGCTATTCTCTGTCGCTATCCAGGGATTGACGATTGAAAATGTAATTAAGCGCTATTACCCTTAA